agatAAACGTAAAAAAAGACTGAAACATTTACGAACTTGGGACTATAAGAAGTTTGAATGGTTATTAGAAAATTTGGATTTAATGTATCATCCTCACCCGtaagtaaattacaaaataattttacaatatatttatattcataatttgtatttctattCTAGACCCTATGAACGggtagaaagaaaaaaatcctTACGTCGTCTAACATCTAAATGGTGTGATgaagttaaatcaaaaaaactgGCAGAATACCGTACTGAATTGgataatgaaaaagaaaaatttttgaaacaaaaattggAAACATTAGAATGGGCTAAAAAAGAAGAAGTTGAATGTGGAGTTGAACCAACAATAACTGATGCTGATATTGAAAATGCCCGTAAACAATTAGAAGAATGGAAAACTCTTAAATCAATTCAAGAATAACCATATTGTAAATGAGAAttgttaaacataaattaaaactctttaatgttcaaaaaacaattctatagtattaaaattattaactagtttttttatttatgacttaaaatttaattgctTGGTATTGTACCAATTTTTGAAGCTACTTCCTGCCATGTATTTGAAGCAATTAAATTTGCTTTCTGTTGTCCTTCTTGTAgtattttactcaaatattcCGGTgaatctattaattttaatatctctTGACGAATAGGTGTAAATTTTTCAACTAACGCTTCTGCTACTATATGTTTataccttaaaaataaaatattataataagtatcaaTAGTTATACACTTGTACAACATAGGTAAAACtgttaagattaaaataatattgtaactctattttagttttatattattatttgttgttaaaaaaaaaaaaactaaaaaaagagttacaatatttaataattattattttgttaggcAAAACTATTTTACCGTCCAGTGTCCAACAGCGAATTTTCTTCACAAATTTCTTCTGGCAATAGTCCACAAATAAGTGAATGCATAGTTAAAAGTGTTGAAACACCTGGTCTATTTTCAGGATCATATGTTATTTTAGATGTACAATCTGTAACagctttttttactttttctacAATGACATCTGGTTCATCCGTAATTTCTATTCTTCCACGAGGATCTGGATGAGacttagacatttttttcatagGGTCCCGAAGATTTCTTATTCTCGAAGAGCAATTTTCTAAAGACAAAATTGAAAAGTTATACAAGtccatatagtatatttaagttacatatatttatatttaagttataaatatatattgtatttacgttGAATAAGAACTTCAGGTACAGGAAATGTGTCACCGAAGCGTTTGTTAAATGTTCGAGCTAAACTATGTGCTAACTGCAAGTGTTGAATTTGATCTTCGCCGACTGGTACTTTAGTTGCTCtatgacaaataaaataggCCAATGACGAAAATGTTAGATAGAAAGTATAATTGAttacttatataaaagtatGTCTGCAGCTTGTAAAACTGGATATAAGTACAAACCAAGAGGAACATCTTTTAAAGTTGAAGACTTTTCTTTAAATTGAGGCAACTGGCCCAATCTAGGCATTGTTGTCAAGCATCCAAGAACCCAACTTAATTGTGTATGTTCAGGTACCTAAAGATTAAATAGAATTTACAAtcaggtaataatattaatgctatattattataaaaaaaagttatttttctatgtaaagaatacaataaaaatagattattacatttttcaagtgGAACAATTCTAGTTTAGTAacctatctattttttttttttttttggcaaaatgtGTGTCTTGGGGTGCttaataagaatgtaaaaaaaaaaaggtcggacagacttagttttgaagttttgaagTTATCATTGAAAATCTTCAAAaagtagatttttttcaaaatgcgaatttttttcaaaaaaatacttagaattgatttttttcgaaatttttttttatcaaaatgtgtggttttttacGCACAATACATTGGTGTGATCAGAACTTACCTCGCGTACTTACTTTTGAAGTTTTTGCAcgtaaacaatgaaaaatagcattttcaaaattaatccaaaatttctttgaaaacttgttaacaatcaatatttttaatatttttttttactacatacAGTTCCAGATGAAAAAGTTTTTAGTGAAGTCAGAAATAGTTTATCTCACTTAGTTTCAAAGTTAGAGACATTAAAGGTTTCCTAATTTATGACGTTTCGCAAAAATAGATTGCAATATTTTTGAACACTTAGGGttattcttacaatgtccggttaaagttaactgACACTTAACTGGCCGAATTCTGGcggtaaaaaaatctgttatcagtcggttagcgttaaccgacactttaccggacattgtaagaacggccctaaaagtataataagctataaagtataatatattatgatatgttatcaaacaaacaatattttttaatttaattaaaaatttaaattacctgaGATTGCAGAAATAGGGTGCTTTTTTCAGGATCAATTCCACATGCAATTAGACTAGCCGCCATGAGAaggacatttttttctaattccttggtattctaataaaatagaaaaacatcAACACAACAGTCAtagtttatattacatatatacaatattaaactaaCATATGGCAAAGTAATGGAGTGCATGTCAACAATGCTGAATATGACTTCTCTGTTTTCATTTTGTAGTTGAACCCACTTGGATACAGCACCAAAGTAATTACCTAAATGCAGGGTTCCTGTAGGCTGAATCCCAGAGAATACTCTGTCTTTCCATTTAACCTAGaaagttgaatttaaatatttgtaattaaaaaattattaaatgaatattgaaacaaattaagtaaaattaaaatgttgcatGTTGATCACTTACATTTGAATGACAGAAACGTACAAGTGTTTGACAAGAAAGGGAaatcttttttaaaatcattttttaatatttgtttgagGAATATGTGTAATTATGATGATATACTGCAACAGAGCTACTGAATACTATAATCAATACCATGCGTCCAACCAATTGTTTATTAAGTTAACATTGGGCAGATACTTTACGTATACGAATTTGGAAAATAACAAGGAGCCAAGATCCAGTAGTAACTATACCACCATGTATTTATGAGTAAAAATGACAACTAAGAGActcaagttaaaagttataactatttagtatttactataataatcaaGACTGGAGACAATATAACTCTTGTCTCTTCAAagccattaatttattatgaagatTTAAGTCAATACTCCGATACTCTGATACTCGATAGTCGatactcaaaattcaaacagGTACTCAAATACACAATCGCCAATCAGTCATCTggtataaaagataataattaatcaaaatataagcaCAGAACAGTTTTTCTGTGATATAAGCATGGTTACGTCATAGAATATTCTATGGTTACGTCTTGTCGTCTTATTCTATGATGATCATACCATTTCATACCATAGACTTTGCAGTGCGTGCATAGGTGGTCCCACTTATGTTGGTGtgactgtttttaaaatacctgCTTGCGtccaatttttatcaaacaacaattttttttttttagatttcaggTTTCATTCttcattttaacaataattgttttagaaATTGGAGGGTTCACGCCGCCGCGCCGCCgtgtttgtttataatataatttattattattcccatCAGTCGGTAACGTACTAAGACTAACGTGTGTCCACTGTCTATACTCCGTAATATTACGTGAAATATTTCGTTTTTCAAATACTCACTGTATTAAGTCTACTTTTCAGACATCGGAACTTGGTAAGGATTTTACCTGTTAATGAACATTGATTTATTACCAATTCCATCTTTACAATGTCGGTTGAAaaagatataattaaaatacaaaacaagcTCCAAAGCATGTCCGACGAAAATGCTGATCAAACCCAAGCTCTTGATTTACTGAAAGCTCTCAAAGACCTTCCGATCACACTGGACATACTTACTAAGACTCGTGTGGGAATGACTGTCAATTCATTCCGAAAAAGCTGCAAAGATGAAGAAGTAATTACATTTTCGAAAGCATTgattaaaaattggaaaaaactaTTAAGTGGAGACAAGTCTGTACCTCAAGAGCCGAAGAAAGATAAAAAAGAGCGTAAAAAGTCCGAGGAAAGAGAACAAAAAATAGATGCTAAGAAAGATACGCCAAAACCAGTCGTATTTCCAACACCATCGACAACAGATGCAATTCGTCTTAAATGTCGCGATTTACTAATCACCGCATTGAAAACTGAAGATGAATTTGGTGGTTGTGCGTCAGTCGAAGAACTTGCTGATGAGCTAGAAGATGCTATTTACTCAGAGTTTAAAAACACTGATGCTCGGTACAAAAACAGAGTAAGAAGTAGATACTCAAATCTAAGAGATGCTAAAAACCCACAATTAAGAAGCAATTTCATTGCTGGCGCTATTACTCCTGCTCAATTAGCTAAAATGACTGCTGAAGAGATGGCCAGTAACGAAATGAAAACATTGAGAAATAAACTCATTAAAGAATCTATAGATGATGCTCAATTGGCAACTGTACAGGGAACTTCAACTGATTTATTGAAATGTGGTAAATGTAAGAAACGAAATTGTACGTACAACCAAATCCAAACAAGAAGTGCTGATGAACCAATGACAACCTTTGTTATGTGCAATGAATGTGGTAACAGATGGAAATTTTGTTAGATTAATAATACAGATGTTCAGTTTAGGTCTTGATGGAGCACctgaatatatgtataataattgtattttttttcttcattttttatttttaaaaaaaattgaagttgaTATGCCTACAAATTCATTATTCACTAATAGaacttttttagtatttaaagaaAACTCATTTGTGAGATCGgttttatgtacctatgacctatatttaatatataaataaatttatattattgagtctgactaaaatttttatatttttgaaactcaTGAACGGAATAAccacacataattttaagtataaattggtTGAGCCTATAAAAAGTCTTACACtttgattgtataattattgtaaatacataattctcaataaattactatgaataaaaactttttaaaatgtaatgtacaaCCGTAATTATTCATCAAATATacatgttattgtataatattatgaatcataaaaataatatagtgtatactataatttatttatttatttattttttatttatcagataGGTTGTACTTTGCATAcactttataaaaaatttgaatatctattaagaaataattttttttcctaaagcATTACAATTACTAAATAACAgctttaaatataactattcatAGTAATTTCATGTTATTGCCAATACAAAATTCAACATTATTTTCggattaataacaattaaagtaAAGAGATTAtttcaataactattaattcactttcataacaaaattatattttaaagtttacacatattatattgtattccagAGCCAGAGGTTCtcaaacattttcatttacTTATTATGGATCAGTCTTGTATCACAaatgaatatatgtataagaattaaatataactactcAAAATTgcaataagtttataaaaattataatgcataaatataataattgatgaacatttataagtatatttactatttagtgcctaatataatattagtaactcCAGGGCGGTTCCAGAGACATGGTTGTGGGAGGAGGAgctaaattgtaattttcatatttttttttaaaaatgtttttaacagtacaattttaaagaaatacagATTGAAAAGGGGTCATGCTCCTAGAACCCCCTCCCCCTCTTGAAGCTGCCCCTGGTTCTGTTacaaacaaaagtaaaatattgatttattaatttgtgtGGTACTCCTACCACATGGTCTTCTGTGTACCATAGTTTAAAAACAACTGAtctatactaaattaaaaaaatattttattttatataataatgttgataaattgacatttgttaataagtaaaatatagaaCATCAtactaatttgataaaatataacatttaatgtacAATAAAGAATGATAACGTTTGTAGCtaatagaatattgtataagaataGATTAATTTGACTGTAATAAAAGTTATCACAATTTAGCAGACACTTTAAGTTCTTCAACACCAATAGCACCTCTATGTCTCCATACTCTGTAACGAGTAAGATCTTTACGAGTCACAACACCAGTCACCTAAATTaaagtgaatataaaaaatcatcAGTTACATTATCTTACTAAGTAATTATCTGTTCATAAATACCTCATTTGAATCATTAACGACAACAATATGTCTAAGGCCCATTGCTCTGAAAAGTCGAAAAATCCTTGGCAATGATGCcatctaagaaaaaaaatgttttagcttataattatgcaataaaaataaacttaacattttatttaaaactatatgttCTTACATGTTGTACAACATATGGAGATGGGTTCATAAATCGTAACAGATCAACTGTATATTGCCGTTCATTATCCAAGACTTCGATATTCTAAAcaaaaatttagtatttttaattttgtaccaAAAAGTGTTCACAAGAATGAATGGATAGCATCTATGTACTTTTATGTTATTGTATTCCAGCGGCCAAGTAACCGccggtaaaaatataatttcagttATCGAACTATTtactacatatttatatatcaacatattatgtaggtcaattacaaatataattattatatattattttgaagatacAAATAGAGGAGCAcactcaaaatatttaacattcatTGTGTTCAACTAAAGACACTAAAAAACACTCTGAAACATTTTAGTCCTATGTTAGATTCCTacagtgttaaaatattaatgataatatatataatttaaatatttatgaaatttgacTTACATCTATATTTGAATATCTCGGATAATCTTTTCGAAAAGTAGTCAAAGAAACATTATCCCAAGCAGAAGGAATCTCGTTAAATACTTTGTTTTGTAACAGTACAATGAGTTGAGATCGAAGTATCAATCCACGTAAGCGGCCATTAGATTTATTGTTACCTCcttcctaaaatataaaatacatttaaagaaaactgattttattttaataatacatttttattttaccgtttCAGTGCTAAAAACATCATCAACTACTGGAAATccattatatgtatacttttttaaagtGTCCACAATTTGTCCAACTGATtcttttgatttaaaaacagTGACTGGATGAGACATAACTTCGCTAgcataaatatttgatgatagtGGTGGAGGATCCCAAGCCATCAAAGGTATTCCACTCAATTGTATGTGAACATCATAAatactcttaaaaataataaaaatattatatgaaaatatcagTATAACCATTAATACTTAATTCTcagtgaatataaatatttgtaatttaataataatattaatacctcgGGGGGCCATCAATGGACAACTTCCCCTTTGTTACGCCAATAAACCCCCATCCAATTTACTCattgtataacatgtaaatacagattgtaaacataacattttgttcaataaaaaaaaaatacttaggtatcTAACCTCTGTAAAATAGTCACCAATCCATTTTGCTGTTAGAAGACAAATCATAAGTGGTAAACCGAATGTTATATCACCAGTTGCTTCAATTAATATAACCGTAAGACTAATGGTCATGCGAACAGCACCGCCAAGTTGTGATGCAGCACCAACCAATGCATATTTTCCAACgtccttaaaaaattatgtgttaagtatagaattatattaataaataaaaaaatttagaaatattctatacttaaaaaaatatatagacatcatacataaatgacaaataaataatatactttttttttatgttacacaacactacataatatttaattaaaaaaaaaaataagtcttACTATATTTGGAAATACACACTGAACCCCAAGTCCGATAAGTCGTCCCCAAGCTGCACCTGTAGCTAAACATGGAATAAAAAGGCCAGCACTAACACTTAAGCCATATGTCCAAGTTGTAAGTAGATAAAAAGAAATTGCAAAATACACTAATGTAGTTGCATCGAGTgactctaaaaaattaattaataattacaacttTTAGCAACtgccaataataaataacaaacattttaactctacaaaataattaaacaattatttacctgTTGGATCATGGAAAAAAGATCTAACTGATGCTTCAGGAACTTGAAGCCATAATGATGCCATAGAGTTATACTCGCCATCATTACAATTTAACTAAATacagaaaatatgttttaaacttacataaatcagtaaaaatataatcgatTTGCGGTTTGAGTATGTCtgtcttataattataaagtatagcTAAAAATTGCTGTCTACTGGTGATATTCATGTGATATAATTACTatgtatcaacaaaaaaaaaaaaaaatatggataacTAATAGAAAAACATAAACTAAACTGCTTTTCAAAAGAGAATATACCATATACCAGTCGGCGACCAATTTATGTCCGGCGGCACGCATCACCACCAATGTCCCATTATTAGCGTGATCATGTGGTTCTCAACGCACCAATTGAATCATTTGACATGCGCGAAAGCGGTATATTCTCTTTTGAAAAGAAGTATTTATAATTCCGCTGTGAATAAagtgaattaatataaaaattgaaaataaaatgataataaccTGAACAGGATTTTTTGTCGGATCAAGGCCCAATGGTTTGCAATCATTTTGCCATAACATTAACAAAACTCCCACGGTTGCTGTACAACAACAAACCAGAACTGCTTCTAAAACTTTCTTCCAGCGATTCACCAAATGTCTaggaaattaaatgaaataaatatagttatgtatttcctaaatgtttaatattgattacctatatggtatacttaaaaaaaattgtctaggtattattttagttgtatatatttatgtcttaACTTGACGCGGTTGCAACAGATGGAAATACAAAATACACGCAATAAAGCATTTGGCCAACACTTGTTCCTATTAACCGCCTCTCTTTAGGACACAAACAACATGACTGTTAACTCTCTAACTTTACCCGATCACTGGAAAGGTAGGACAGAGGACTGAGCCGGTTGTACGTACAAACCAGGACTTGACAATAAGTCCATGATGATATCCACTAACCTTTCCAAGTGACAGAGAGTaacttatattagtattttattcttataaagaaTGTCTAATACAcattttacattcaattttgCATTGGTTGTCTGTGTTGTATCCTCATCTCTCACACAATATCAATttcgacaaaaataaaaaccaaagacTAAAGTCATTGCAGGTCGCGTCAAATCCTTTATATGGTAAGTACactttaacataaaaaatataagacattattgaaaatatttttagtggaaTAATGTTATAAACTCTATTTATggatcttaaatatattttagttttagtaattaaaaagttattattaatatttgaagtttttgtaatacatattgTTAGTTAGTGGAATATATTAAGTACgattaatataagataaaaaataaacaaataaataaaataatacttaaaaaaaaggtgggcaagtgtgtcactgtataatggatggtatacaatttgaattcaatgatataatatcattgtataagaaaaatgattctgagcggagacggtatatcagtctaggtataagacaaattatatactaaaaaaaattgatctataataggtacctataataaatttcaaattaatcatatcacaatatccattaggtacttataatgcgttatacatcaacaaaccgtgatactttcatagatatataatagtatactttaaaagtttcaagtacccatgaataatattatacaaacacaacaaaataactaaaatacttattctagattttttaatatgtaatttagttcaaatttgaaattaaaatgactataaaaataaactgtgcttatgtatttattagattttttggtaacagaatttactacttacgtagaatcttgttttaagatataaaagttgaacattttatacatttttaactataaaataataattattcaattttaaatttaaatttgatctttaaatgcttataaaaaaaaattatgccaatgtatttttaatatttatcaactgctattgtaacaataaatcaggaaccttgtattacatttttacattttttggcgcaacagataaaacttataaggaagataatcttataaggaatcttgtattacattttaaaatcttagatttaaaaagaaaaattttttacgaattcttaactcaaaataatttgctaattttcgtgattttttcatattttgtcaatttttgaactttaaatgcttataaaaaaaaactgtgaccaagaatttttaatatttttcaaatgtcattgtagcaatataataggagccttgtatttaatttcataaaatgttcctaaacagttcaaaacaaatcaaaatattttgaacattttatcatgtatagaaaatggaaaaataaacaaccagtgaaaatgtcatgtatctacagtaatttgtattaatgttaCACCGAAAACCAAAGTCcgttttgtgaaaaatcgattttggtaaaaatacccgtttttccttaattattcttttgtttttcacagcgcttttgaaaattactgggaattttaaattttaaccttcTTAATGCACcgacaatattcactttcccatcgaacaagatactgaagtttaaaatcaaagcattacTTCGACCGCTCatcatgtacacagacacaaaaattaaaaaattaaaaaaattaaaaaaaacacacatcattgtcaaatcaatacatttatcattccactcagaatctaaaatcaattaCTGGTAGGAGTGTCAGGATTAAAAGGATAGcccaatatttcaaaaataaaagcgATAGTGAGATAGTAATAAtaccttctattaaaatattgtttttttttttaatttaaatactatttatttgtttacaataaattaagaaattattattgactatgaaacaataaattacctcatTCTGAATACggtgattttataattaagatGACAAAATAATGCTCCAGTTAGTCCACCAATAATTcccataaaaacaaatattggtaATTCAAACATTTCATAAGATAACGCAAAATTGCTAAACTTGCCAAAATTCAATAAGCCCCAATACGTTAATTCACCTATTtcagattaaataaatgttcaagCATTTTCATGTTTTATTCTTAGATCATATATTATGGATGGAgacacatttattaaattaatacgaaaaatatttcCGATATTAGCGACGAGTCACCAAATTACGGAAGTCACCTATGGATAATTGTAAGAGGAGTTGCATCGCGCATGCGCACAATGATCACCTAATTCAGAGACTTGTCCCTAATATCAGCAACAAAATAATACGCTGTGGTGACATCCATAGCATATGATCCAAGGTTTTATTCTAAAGACAAAGTTAACTAGTATATTACCAGGATGGCCATGATATGCACTCAAAACTAAATTTAGTGTAAATGTTGAAATCATAGATGCAAAAAATATTCTCCATGTAAGTCCTTGGTTCCAAAAACTAGCACCTTCTTCTAAACTGAATAATACGCcaccttaaaataatttacaagttgtttaatacaaataatagtaataataatagtaaatttaccAACTGGTGAACCAAAAGCAGCAGCGACTCCGGCAGCAGCTCCTCCAGATACAAAATCTCTTTTCTCATGGTCCTCcctgaaataatttaaaactccaAAATCCTTATTAAATGTGGTACTTTTCCCTTGAGAAATTCCAGCAGCTACAACTGCACCAGCATGAATCATCGGACcttcctaaaataaaaattgtctttaaacattttacaatattaaccataattcataactaatacctataagtaattattaagaattttattttaaaaattaacaatttaacattctagtgaatgtttaatataatgttcattaaTTCTACAACCaccttaaaactaaaaaatgtgtacatcaAGTGTCGTGTGGATTACTGTAATGGATAtgtaaaatttgatttcaataatataaaaattattgtaaacgaaaaacgatattttttatattttatatttttatgatattaattctattaaagtaatttattttactattattagatattagcaatacattgaattaatttattccgaaaaatcatatttaaaaaatgtcattgtatgtataaaatataataatatgttttaaaaatgtcaagtaccgaataaataatatttttagattacaccaaaataactaaaactgttattcattatttaaatatcaaatttcatccaaatttgaacttaaaatatctattttttctaaaacattGTTTGGCCAATAGGAAATATCCTtctttataaaacgtataatagcCAAAAGGTCCCTTTAGTCAATGGCGCCGAACACAGTATAAAGGTGTGATGGTGGTCACACCTTCTTTAAGGGGTGGGACGTGGGTGGTTAGGTGGTACCATACTACCGTTAGGTGTCACCTATGCaatacaaaaattgtaatacttaatagttgtatataataaaattgtatagcacTATAGCAAATAAAGCAATTAATAGTAGTAGAGCCACAAATTAAGATATCTTGTTTATACAGTATGTCagtaatctaataataatagaataattggGCAGTGGCGGATCTagggcttaattttttttatggggggggggaggaggcAACAGTactaaaagtttcaaaattggctaaacacagtgtaaaacaaaggaaaactacagcagttgggggggggggacaattttactttttaacttcCCCACTGTAAGCCAtaagtttacaaaaataaacggGCAACGGCCATGCAAGATGATCATGATTTGCGGTGACATGAAGGTGTATTCGCA
This portion of the Acyrthosiphon pisum isolate AL4f chromosome A1, pea_aphid_22Mar2018_4r6ur, whole genome shotgun sequence genome encodes:
- the LOC100161071 gene encoding tryptophan--tRNA ligase, mitochondrial, which gives rise to MILKKISLSCQTLVRFCHSNVKWKDRVFSGIQPTGTLHLGNYFGAVSKWVQLQNENREVIFSIVDMHSITLPYNTKELEKNVLLMAASLIACGIDPEKSTLFLQSQVPEHTQLSWVLGCLTTMPRLGQLPQFKEKSSTLKDVPLGLYLYPVLQAADILLYKATKVPVGEDQIQHLQLAHSLARTFNKRFGDTFPVPEVLIQQNCSSRIRNLRDPMKKMSKSHPDPRGRIEITDEPDVIVEKVKKAVTDCTSKITYDPENRPGVSTLLTMHSLICGLLPEEICEENSLLDTGRYKHIVAEALVEKFTPIRQEILKLIDSPEYLSKILQEGQQKANLIASNTWQEVASKIGTIPSN
- the LOC100162410 gene encoding H(+)/Cl(-) exchange transporter 7, with the translated sequence MSRNQKRFTTKYGTMSHTKKFDSFSEKEDSVPIGSLNILSAKYESLDYEVVENYVYRDEERKKGYPFVVKKNVVRWIIFFWIGVITAAVGIIIDLSIETIADLKFNHVKKYIDKCNQSDCLWKPYLLLLAYNIVPVLIGSTLVAYVEPVALGSGIPQVKCYLNGIKIPRLVRIKTLFIKVIGVITTVVGGMCGGKEGPMIHAGAVVAAGISQGKSTTFNKDFGVLNYFREDHEKRDFVSGGAAAGVAAAFGSPVGGVLFSLEEGASFWNQGLTWRIFFASMISTFTLNLVLSAYHGHPGELTYWGLLNFGKFSNFALSYEMFELPIFVFMGIIGGLTGALFCHLNYKITVFRMRHLVNRWKKVLEAVLVCCCTATVGVLLMLWQNDCKPLGLDPTKNPVQLNCNDGEYNSMASLWLQVPEASVRSFFHDPTESLDATTLVYFAISFYLLTTWTYGLSVSAGLFIPCLATGAAWGRLIGLGVQCVFPNIDVGKYALVGAASQLGGAVRMTISLTVILIEATGDITFGLPLMICLLTAKWIGDYFTESIYDVHIQLSGIPLMAWDPPPLSSNIYASEVMSHPVTVFKSKESVGQIVDTLKKYTYNGFPVVDDVFSTETEGGNNKSNGRLRGLILRSQLIVLLQNKVFNEIPSAWDNVSLTTFRKDYPRYSNIDNIEVLDNERQYTVDLLRFMNPSPYVVQHMASLPRIFRLFRAMGLRHIVVVNDSNEVTGVVTRKDLTRYRVWRHRGAIGVEELKVSAKL
- the LOC103309177 gene encoding transcription elongation factor S-II, producing MSVEKDIIKIQNKLQSMSDENADQTQALDLLKALKDLPITLDILTKTRVGMTVNSFRKSCKDEEVITFSKALIKNWKKLLSGDKSVPQEPKKDKKERKKSEEREQKIDAKKDTPKPVVFPTPSTTDAIRLKCRDLLITALKTEDEFGGCASVEELADELEDAIYSEFKNTDARYKNRVRSRYSNLRDAKNPQLRSNFIAGAITPAQLAKMTAEEMASNEMKTLRNKLIKESIDDAQLATVQGTSTDLLKCGKCKKRNCTYNQIQTRSADEPMTTFVMCNECGNRWKFC